The Primulina tabacum isolate GXHZ01 chromosome 1, ASM2559414v2, whole genome shotgun sequence genome contains the following window.
TTAGTATTTTcactattttgaaatttttaaaaagtttcatattcatattctgTTACCCTTTTTTATCCACTTGATATTCCAATGTTGATATTGATCATGATATTTGTTGGCATGTTCTTTATCAATTATTGCCTCAAATTTGCAGGCTGATTTTAAAGAGGATGACAGCATATGGATTTGTGCCTTGTTGTTAGCAGTATTATTTCAAGATAGAGATGTCATACGCTCTAATGCAACCATGAAAACAATTCCCGTGTTAGCTAATATGTTGAGGTCTGAGGAACCAGCAAACAGGTATTTTGCCGCCCAAGCAGTGGCTAGTCTTGTTTGTAATGGTAGCAGGGGAACTCTTCTATCAGTTGCAAATTCAGGGGTGGCAGCAGGACTCATCTCCTTTCTTGGTTGTGCTGATGTTGATATTTACGATCTTCTAGAATTGTCCGAGGAGTTTGCTTTGATTCGTTATCCAGACCAAGTTGCTCTTGAAAGATTGTTTAGGATTGATGACATCAGGGTTGGTGCAACTTCGAGGAAAGCTATACCAGTCCTTGTTGATTTGCTTAAACCTATTCCAGACCGCCCAGGAGCACCGTTTCTCGCGCTTGGTATTCTAATCCAGCTTGCTAAAGATTGTACTCCTAATCAAATTGTTATGGTGGAGTCGGGGGCTTTGGAAGGGTTGACAAAATATCTTTCTCTCGGACCACAAGATACATATGAGGCTGCTGCTGCTGATCTACTCGGTATTCTTTTTAGCACAGCTGAAATAAGGAGACATGAATCTGCATTTGGTGCTGTCAGTCAACTTGTAGCAGTTTTGCGTTTAGGTGGAAGAGCAGCGAGATACAGTGCAGCTAAAGCGTTAGAGAACTTATTTTCTGCTGATCATGTAAGGAACGCAGATTCTGCAAGGCATGCTGTTCGACCTCTGGTGGAAATTCTTAATACAGGTTTGGAGAAGGAGCAACATGCTGCTATTGCGGCTTTGGTTAGACTGCTGAGAGAGAATCCATCAAAAGCCCTTGCAGTTGCCGATGTTGAGATGAATGCTGTTGATGTACTATGCAGGATTCTTTCGTCGAATTATTCAATGCAGCTGAAGGGGGATGCTGCTGAGTTATGTTGTGTACTTTTTTGCAATACAAGAATAAGATCTACTGTGGCCGCAGCCCGCTGTGTTGAACCTTTAGTCTCTCTCCTTGTTACTGAGTATAGTCCTGCTCACCTGTCAGTTGTCCATGCATTAGATAAACTCTTAGATGATGAGCAGCTGGCAGAGCTTGTCGCTGCACATGGTGCAGTTATTCCTCTTGTGAGCCTTCTCTATGGTCAGAACTTTTCTCTTCACGAGGCTGTATCTAGAGCTCTTGTGAAGTTAGGAAAAGATAGGCCTGCGAGTAAGATGGAAATGATGAAAGCTGGAGTCATCGAGAGCTTGCTTGATATACTTCATGAAGCTCCAGATTTCCTCTGTGCTGCATTTGTTGAACTGCTCAGAATACTCACAAATAATGCTACCATCGCAAAAGGTCCATCAGCATCGAAAGTGGTTGAGCCCCTCTTCCAGTTGCTGACAAGAACAGAGTTCGGACCAGACGGACAACATAGTGCGTTGCAGGTTCTTGTTAATATCTTAGAGCATCCACAATGTCGTGCTGATTACACTCTCACAGCTCAGCAAGCTATAGAACCTTTACTACCTTTACTTGACTCTCCTGCATCAGCAGTGCAACAGTTGGCAGCAGAGCTTCTGTCCCATCTGCTTTTGGAAGAGCATCTTCAGAGGGATCCTCTAACACAGCAGGTGATTGGTCCTCTGGTACGGATTCTTGGTTCTGGCGTACCTGTTTTGCAACAAAGAGCTGTGAGAGCTCTTGTCAGCGTTGCTGTAACATGGCCTAATGAAATTGCAAAAGAGGGTGGTGTAGCTGAGCTGTCCAAAGTCATCCTTCAAGCCGATCCTTTTCTACCTCATGCCTTGTGGGAGTCTGCTGCATCTGTGTTATCCATTATTCTGCAGTTCAGTTCTGAGTTCTATTTAGAAGTACCTGTGGCTGTTTTGGTCAGATTGCTTCGTTCAGGCTTGGAGAGCACAATTATTGGTGCACTGAATGCCCTTTTGGTATTGGAGAGTGATGACTCTACCAGTGCGCAGGCAATGGCTGAAAGTGGGGCAATTGAGGCGCTTCTTGACCTTCTTAGTAGCCATCAATGTGAGGAAACTGCTGCCAGACTACTTGAagtgttgttgaacaatgtgaAGATCAGGGAATCTAAAGTTACCAAATCTGCAATATTGCCATTATCCCAGTACCTTTTGGATCCTCAAACCCAAGGTCAGCAAGCGAGGCTTCTTGCAACTCTAGCTCTTGGTGACCTATTCCAGAATGAAGCTCTCGCTAGAACAGCAGACGCTGTTTCAGCCTGCCGAGCCTTAGTGAATATACTGGAGGATCAACCTACAGAAGAAATGAAAGTAGTTGCTATGTGTGCTTTGCAGAACCTTGTTATGTACAGTAGATCAAATAAAAGGGCAGTTGCTGAAGCTGGTGGTGTTCAGGTTGTACTCGATCTGATTGGTTCTAGTGACCCTGAGACATCAGTTCAGGCAGCATTGTTTATTAAACTTCTTTTCTCAAACAACACCATTCAAGAATATGCTTCAAGCGAAACTGTCAGAGCTATAACAGGTAAATTTCTTCATTTCTTGGTACGCTCGATTAATTCTGGGTTGTTGGTGATGATAATTATATTAGTCCGGCTCATGTCTTTCTACTTGTAACTTTTTATAACATGTTGCCTTTGCATGTGATGTATTGCCTTCCATTCTGTCATTTTCTTTCAGATGATTGAGAAAAATAGTCGTTGGTATCATTCGCTCTTTACACCATCTCTGTAGTTAAGCTTCATTTGTTTGAACTTTCAATTGCTGCCTTttcaaactcaaaatttgcCTGAATTTTAGTTTCAATCTTttataacatttattttaaaagaatttgCAAGAGTTGAGTATTAGTTTAGTTGATCCAGATCGAACAGCCCTTATTTTGGCTTTTGATTGCGTTCTATTCAAAGTAAGGGGAAGAATTTTCAAGATAATTTCGAAAGGTCgtggaattttaaaattaaaagttgtcgAACTCATTGAATTGATGTGCAATAATTGTATAAAACCATGAAAGAGAATAATGATTGTTTAGAAAAAaaccattaaaaaatataattgcgTAATTTTGTTGTTAATAGTTCATTTGAAATGTCAAGTAACAGAAAGTTGAGATGTTGTGATTTTTAGCTAAATGGTAGCGTACTGTTTTTTTAGTGATGCTTATATTTGAAAGCTTCACTTGGTTAATATTCTTCAGAATACACTATTGGTTTATGAATTAGAAGATTATATTGTTTCTGTCAAGTAATGCAACTGTCTATTAAAATGAAATTTGTCGCTAAAACATGTATGGATTGCttataattcaaaatatacaaCTTGTACGTATTAGAAAGAaagtttttatataattaattccATTGAAATGAAAATTGTTGTAGAAGCGTGCGAATTTTTTACCTACATCGACTTTCAAAAACATAATTCCGGAACCGGCCTGCAGTGAAGCACATACATCTCAGCTTTCCAAACGATTTTTCTATGGTCAAAAACTAAAATGTCCAAGCAGGCAACTCTTATCACCATTCATCTGTTTTGTTAAAATTCTTAGATTTTTACCTGCAACTCATCCCTTCTCGAACTCTCACAGGTCATATTGAAATAAACCTTTTTATTATGAACCTTGCTTCATATCTCACCTACTGTATTTCAGCTTCCGAATGATAAATTACAGTTTGTGACATCTAGTTACAGCTTGATATTTTTGCGAGAATTAATGGATTGATAATCTGCTTTTCTTGCAGCTGCAATTGAGAAAGACTTGTGGGCCACTGGTGCAGTAAATGATGAGTATCTAAAGGCACTGAATGCACTATTTGGGAACTTTCCACGTCTGAGAGCCACAGAACCTGCAACGTTAAGCATCCCTCATCTGGTTGCATCTCTTAAGACTGGATCAGAAGCTACTCAAGAAGCTTCCTTAGATGCTCTATTTCTTCTAAGGCAAGCTTGGTCAGCATGTCCAGCAGAAGTGTCTAGAGCACAATCTATTGCTGCTGCAGATGGAATCCCCTTATTACAATATTTGATACAATCAGGCCCACCACGATTTCAGGAGAAGGCTGAATTTTTACTGCAGTGTTTGCCAGGGACACTAACGGTAATCATCAAGAGAGGAAACAATATGAGACAATCAGTTGGGAGCCCGAGTGTATACTGCAAGCTAACCCTTGGAAACACTGCCCCTCGCCAAACCAAGGTACAGAGTTGACCTTTTTTGGCTCAAAATTGTTTACTTTAGAATGCTGTTCATTTCTTTTGGCTCGTGAAATTAGTCTTCTGAATGCTACAGCCAATATAGAAGTTGGAATCTAAGGATTCTTAAATGAGGAAATATAGCTTGTATAGTTTGTGGAGGGTTCTGCAAATCATGCCAGCATCTCTTGCTCACTTCACCACATTTGCACCCGACATGGAGTTCCCTGATATAAACTTACAGATTTGCACATGATCTTTCAATTTCCAGAAACTtcacaaaaatacaaattttttcTATTATTACGAGTCTTTTACACATACATGCATTTGAGAAGGCGTTTTTCTCCATGTTCTCTATCAGTTTCTTGAGTAGAAAATTATTCTTCTAAAAGCCAATCCAGAAAAGTAGGTTATTGATCCAAAAAACAATGTCAAATTTGTTTGATAGTGACAAATGTTTCTAACAACGTTACAATGGTGCAAATGCTGTGCGTAGATAACCATTTATAATGAATAAATCTTTATACAAAGTAATGTGGTTTTGGTTCTTGGGGAATGTTGATCACTTGGCTGGGAATCTTCACAATAAATGCTAAATGGATCACGCCATTTGTGCTGCCATTCTGTGTACAATTGTAACTAATGAAAAATGTCGACGCTCTCAGGTTGTATCAACAGGCCCCAATCCAGAGTGGGATGAAACATTTGCTTGGTCCTTTGAAAGCCCTCCTAAAGGCCAGAAGCTTCATATTTCATGCAAGAACAAAAGTAAAATGGGGAAGGTAAACGAGTCAGAAAAAACAAGATTTAGATGAATTTCCGCTTCTTCTGATACAATTTATTGTTGCTTCGTTGCATTAATGGTGTTGTTGCTATGTATGGCAGAGCTCATTCGGAAAGGTAACTATTCAAATCGACCGTGTAGTGATGTTAGGTGCTGTTTCTGGGGAGTACACTCTACTGCCTGAAAGCAAAAGCGGGCCTTCAAGAAATCTGGAAATAGAATTCCAGTGGTCTAACAAGTAAAAAAGTCCTGCTAAGGTCTGATGAATTCAACTGCAAAGTGAAAATTATTCTTGATTCTCCAGTTATATGTACATTTCCATAGGATTTGGTTGTGTTATAGTGTGCATATTTTTTGCAAAGTTTTGTAATATTCCTCTTGATCTGAAATCActgtttcttttctcttgtttttgtttttcaacCTCCCACATCTTACTCAAATCCAGGACAGAAAACATCTTATTTATTTACGTGTTCTTCTgtaattttgatttattttattcttgGAGAAATCGGACCAATCGTTTTATGCGCAATTTTTTTGCATGTTGATACGTACAACGCACTGCAGGTTGTATCTATGTTAAAAGTTCTAAACGAAGATTTGGACCAAAAAACCAAAAGATTAAAATGAAGTTGCTTTTAAATTTGTTGGTTGAAGATTGGATTGTGATTATGATTTTTAGAAGGGGCGATTTCTAATCACACTAAACAAAGGGGAATGCATTATGAATCAACAAGGactataataatttataaaggTGGGGAGGATGA
Protein-coding sequences here:
- the LOC142531494 gene encoding protein CELLULOSE SYNTHASE INTERACTIVE 1-like gives rise to the protein MDDSDGTLATVAQCIEQLRQKSSSPQEKEDSLGELLELITTRENAFSAVGSHSQAVPVLVSLLRSGSLEIKIQAATVLGSLCQETELRVKVLLGGCIPPLLGLLKSNSAEGQIAAAKTVYAVSQGDAKDHVGSKIFSTEGVVPVLWGQLEKGLKAGNVVDDLLTGALRNLSNSTEGFWPATIQSGGVYVLVKLLTTGQSSTQANVCFLLACMMMEDASVCSKVIAAEATKLLLKLLGPGNEASVRAEAAAALKSLSAQCKEAKREVANANGIPVLINATIAPSKEFMQGEFAQALQENAMCALANISGGLSYVISSLGQSLESCSSAAQVADTLGALASALMIYDSKAEYTRASDPLEVETILVQQFKPQLPFLIQERIIEALASLYGNAILSSKLLNSDAKRLLVGLITMAANDVQEELIKSLLILCNNEGSLWHALQGRDGIQLLISLLGLSSEQQQECAVALLCLLSNENDESKWAITAAGGIPPLVQILETGSAKAKEDSATILGNLCNHSEDIRACVESADAVSALLWLLKNGSSNGKEIAAKTLNHLIHKSDTATISQLSALLTSDLPESKVYVLDALKSLLSMAPLNEMLREGSAANDAIETMLKILSSPREETQANSARALSGIYDFRKDLRQSSIAVKTLWSVMKLLNAESENVLVESSRCLAAIFLSIKDNRDLATAAREALPLLVVHANSSVLRVAEQAVCALSNLLKDSEASEKASLEEVILPATRVLREGTNIGKTHAAAAIARFLHSRQIDDNLIECVNRTGTVLGLVSFLEAADIESVTTSEALDALAFLSRSAGVVGHIKPAWAVLAEHPSSITPIVACIADVPPLLQDKAIEILSRLCRAQPLFLGSTIACSTGCISSIVRRVIDSSISGVKIGGAALLVCTAKVNHQRVVEDFNGSNLCDSLISSLVEMVESTESSVGDQGTKDIISISRITAEVESKDESERSTSVISGSNISVWLLSILACYDDKSKLKIMESGALEVLTEKISQFFSQYSQADFKEDDSIWICALLLAVLFQDRDVIRSNATMKTIPVLANMLRSEEPANRYFAAQAVASLVCNGSRGTLLSVANSGVAAGLISFLGCADVDIYDLLELSEEFALIRYPDQVALERLFRIDDIRVGATSRKAIPVLVDLLKPIPDRPGAPFLALGILIQLAKDCTPNQIVMVESGALEGLTKYLSLGPQDTYEAAAADLLGILFSTAEIRRHESAFGAVSQLVAVLRLGGRAARYSAAKALENLFSADHVRNADSARHAVRPLVEILNTGLEKEQHAAIAALVRLLRENPSKALAVADVEMNAVDVLCRILSSNYSMQLKGDAAELCCVLFCNTRIRSTVAAARCVEPLVSLLVTEYSPAHLSVVHALDKLLDDEQLAELVAAHGAVIPLVSLLYGQNFSLHEAVSRALVKLGKDRPASKMEMMKAGVIESLLDILHEAPDFLCAAFVELLRILTNNATIAKGPSASKVVEPLFQLLTRTEFGPDGQHSALQVLVNILEHPQCRADYTLTAQQAIEPLLPLLDSPASAVQQLAAELLSHLLLEEHLQRDPLTQQVIGPLVRILGSGVPVLQQRAVRALVSVAVTWPNEIAKEGGVAELSKVILQADPFLPHALWESAASVLSIILQFSSEFYLEVPVAVLVRLLRSGLESTIIGALNALLVLESDDSTSAQAMAESGAIEALLDLLSSHQCEETAARLLEVLLNNVKIRESKVTKSAILPLSQYLLDPQTQGQQARLLATLALGDLFQNEALARTADAVSACRALVNILEDQPTEEMKVVAMCALQNLVMYSRSNKRAVAEAGGVQVVLDLIGSSDPETSVQAALFIKLLFSNNTIQEYASSETVRAITAAIEKDLWATGAVNDEYLKALNALFGNFPRLRATEPATLSIPHLVASLKTGSEATQEASLDALFLLRQAWSACPAEVSRAQSIAAADGIPLLQYLIQSGPPRFQEKAEFLLQCLPGTLTVIIKRGNNMRQSVGSPSVYCKLTLGNTAPRQTKVVSTGPNPEWDETFAWSFESPPKGQKLHISCKNKSKMGKSSFGKVTIQIDRVVMLGAVSGEYTLLPESKSGPSRNLEIEFQWSNK